In Thermotomaculum hydrothermale, a single genomic region encodes these proteins:
- a CDS encoding radical SAM protein, which translates to MAGSVTGSTIIDIDDRFSDSLNIFTLTINNLCNASCEHCYLNYSSGKEYISKDVIDRVFETEAKKIVIVGKEPFYDEKSIGILRYIVEKGEKSGKKVSVITNGINLPNDIDFLRKFENLDISVHGEGLYRTESQFERVLKNLDMLEKNNAENVNILSVIDSKTINSIDKVIDFTNRYKNIKRLLFSPFLKTERGKPYSVNEIGLDKLLGVFSKSKSFLKKENCFLLLDTYHFVDSELSVFDIEKAIIDSGLQNKVIFIKTPPTLMGILRVSHDGLVMTSYDALHTEYYRRHSININKLSGIDNYYKTIVSSYSPFNYQTFAV; encoded by the coding sequence ATGGCGGGTTCAGTTACAGGAAGCACAATAATTGATATTGATGACAGGTTTTCAGATAGTTTGAACATTTTTACTTTAACTATTAACAACTTATGCAATGCAAGTTGTGAGCATTGCTATTTAAACTATTCTTCAGGAAAAGAATATATCTCAAAAGATGTAATAGATAGGGTATTTGAAACAGAAGCAAAAAAGATAGTAATTGTTGGTAAAGAGCCTTTTTACGATGAGAAAAGCATTGGAATTTTAAGGTACATTGTGGAAAAGGGGGAAAAATCAGGGAAAAAGGTTTCTGTTATAACAAACGGGATAAATCTCCCAAATGATATTGATTTTTTAAGAAAATTTGAAAACCTTGATATAAGTGTACATGGCGAGGGGCTTTACAGAACTGAAAGCCAGTTTGAAAGAGTTTTAAAAAACCTTGATATGCTTGAAAAAAATAATGCTGAAAATGTTAACATACTTTCGGTAATAGACAGTAAAACAATAAACTCTATTGATAAAGTAATTGACTTTACAAACAGGTATAAAAACATAAAAAGGTTACTATTCTCCCCTTTTCTGAAAACTGAAAGGGGCAAGCCTTATTCGGTAAATGAAATAGGGTTAGATAAATTATTAGGTGTTTTCTCAAAAAGCAAGTCTTTTTTAAAAAAGGAAAACTGCTTTTTATTGCTTGACACCTATCATTTTGTGGATTCAGAACTCTCTGTTTTTGATATAGAAAAAGCAATAATAGATTCAGGTTTGCAAAACAAGGTTATTTTTATTAAAACCCCTCCAACATTGATGGGAATATTAAGGGTGTCCCACGACGGGTTGGTAATGACATCATACGATGCCCTTCACACAGAATACTATAGAAGGCACTCAATAAATATTAATAAATTGTCAGGTATTGACAACTATTACAAAACCATAGTTTCCAGTTACTCCCCTTTTAACTATCAAACCTTTGCTGTTTGA
- a CDS encoding ABC transporter ATP-binding protein: MIEVRDLRKVFKSKRKKVEALKGISFDAHPGEIFGLLGPNGAGKTTTLRILSTMLTPTDGDARIDGVSVKDNPMEIRRKIGFLSTETGLYDKLTGEETLKFFGKLSGLEEKEIKERSDFLFSSLGLEKDRKRLVGEYSTGMKQKLSIARALIHNPEIIIFDEPTNGLDILTTKTVVDFLLDMKLKGKTVVISTHILDVVEKLCDRVAIIHRGKIVANNTITELKNEYNAKTIEEVFFSLVNFEGEK; this comes from the coding sequence ATGATTGAGGTGAGGGATTTAAGAAAGGTTTTTAAATCTAAGAGAAAAAAGGTTGAGGCTTTAAAAGGGATAAGTTTTGATGCACACCCTGGAGAGATTTTCGGGCTTTTAGGGCCAAACGGTGCAGGGAAAACAACAACTTTGAGGATTCTTTCAACAATGCTAACCCCAACTGATGGAGATGCAAGGATTGACGGAGTTTCAGTTAAAGATAACCCTATGGAAATTAGAAGAAAAATAGGTTTTCTATCAACAGAGACAGGTCTTTACGACAAACTTACGGGAGAGGAAACCCTTAAATTTTTTGGAAAACTCTCAGGGCTTGAAGAGAAAGAGATAAAAGAAAGGTCTGATTTTCTATTCTCATCTTTAGGGCTTGAAAAAGACAGAAAAAGGCTTGTTGGAGAATACTCCACAGGAATGAAGCAGAAGTTAAGCATAGCAAGGGCTTTAATTCACAACCCTGAGATAATTATTTTTGATGAACCGACAAATGGCCTTGACATTCTTACCACAAAAACTGTTGTTGATTTTCTATTGGACATGAAATTAAAGGGCAAAACAGTTGTAATATCAACGCATATTTTAGATGTTGTTGAAAAACTTTGCGACAGGGTTGCAATTATCCATAGAGGAAAAATTGTGGCAAACAACACAATAACTGAATTAAAAAATGAATACAACGCCAAAACTATTGAAGAGGTATTTTTCTCACTTGTCAATTTTGAAGGGGAAAAATAA
- a CDS encoding ABC transporter permease — MNTKNIFTILGKELTVFLRDKRTLITTFIVPLVFYYVFFNIMTGMALKTKKEIKNKKVKVGFSQSIENDLIAYISKNGENISLLQTKVTDAEKLLADKKIDAYLFKEEGKIVIEYNSAKRLSIEARKRLKNALDDYKKFIVNKNLTELGIDKKIVNPFEIEDKDTASQTDVAMAFIGRLMPYLIIIMLFSGALGFGLEVSTGEKEKGTIATLLVSQASRSEIVLGKLIYVIAIEIIYSIVNIAGFLLASLSTSKMVSKEIAKEAVKNADKMQSMSLSINLSTITMLVALIIPIGIISAALIIAIGSYAKSMKEGQTLMTPVLLAIIMVAILTLNAPLKVPEYYYFIPILNTAFSMQEILMGKAVFSHFLLAVTTTIGLAAILIGFSIYLFNREDIHFRV; from the coding sequence ATGAACACTAAAAACATATTTACCATTTTAGGCAAAGAATTAACTGTTTTTTTAAGGGATAAACGCACGCTAATTACAACCTTCATAGTACCTCTGGTTTTTTACTATGTATTTTTCAACATAATGACTGGAATGGCGTTGAAAACCAAAAAAGAAATTAAAAACAAAAAAGTAAAGGTTGGATTTAGCCAGAGTATAGAAAATGATTTAATCGCATATATAAGCAAAAATGGAGAAAACATATCTCTTTTACAAACAAAAGTAACCGATGCAGAAAAATTGCTTGCAGATAAAAAGATAGATGCTTATCTATTCAAGGAAGAAGGAAAGATTGTAATTGAGTACAACTCTGCCAAGAGGCTGTCAATAGAGGCAAGGAAGAGGCTTAAAAATGCGCTTGATGATTATAAAAAATTTATTGTAAACAAAAATTTAACGGAATTAGGCATTGATAAAAAAATTGTTAATCCATTTGAAATTGAAGACAAAGACACTGCATCTCAAACTGATGTTGCAATGGCTTTTATTGGAAGGCTTATGCCATACCTGATTATCATTATGCTTTTCTCAGGGGCATTGGGCTTTGGGCTTGAGGTATCAACAGGAGAAAAGGAAAAGGGAACAATAGCAACATTGCTTGTATCTCAGGCAAGCAGAAGCGAGATTGTTTTAGGAAAACTGATTTATGTAATTGCAATTGAAATTATTTACTCAATTGTAAATATTGCAGGTTTTCTCCTTGCATCCCTTTCAACCTCAAAAATGGTATCAAAGGAAATAGCAAAAGAGGCTGTAAAGAATGCAGACAAAATGCAAAGCATGAGTTTAAGCATAAACCTGTCAACAATTACAATGCTTGTTGCTTTGATAATTCCAATTGGAATAATCTCTGCGGCTTTGATAATTGCAATAGGAAGCTATGCAAAATCAATGAAAGAGGGACAAACCTTAATGACTCCTGTTTTACTTGCAATAATTATGGTTGCAATTCTTACATTAAACGCACCGTTAAAAGTGCCAGAGTACTATTATTTTATCCCTATACTTAACACAGCATTTTCTATGCAGGAAATCTTAATGGGGAAAGCGGTATTTTCACACTTTTTGCTTGCAGTCACTACAACAATAGGACTTGCGGCAATTCTTATAGGGTTTTCAATTTATCTGTTTAACAGGGAAGATATTCACTTCAGAGTATAG
- a CDS encoding Flp family type IVb pilin, whose protein sequence is MRKTKNKKGASQTEYIIIIVLIAVSTMAAVGKYGKEIKRFFQKTNVKLTTLEGNDSDNSSPDRGDVSGSTTNSDSENSDLENNNSDNPEPAISQPSDNSSTEDENTKSREECQRERENLLSERANRIRDHNTRVRYYSNMERQFRSLANYYFRMASRSSGWGGFFGGWHHHHHNNYYSSKGRNFLNLANRMRERLNQENENFNEFLDNWNLKMEQWQQECGGGH, encoded by the coding sequence ATGAGGAAAACTAAAAACAAAAAAGGAGCATCTCAAACTGAATATATAATAATTATAGTTCTCATTGCTGTATCAACAATGGCGGCAGTGGGAAAGTACGGAAAAGAGATTAAAAGGTTTTTTCAGAAGACAAATGTAAAGCTTACCACATTAGAGGGAAATGATTCGGATAATTCCTCTCCTGATAGAGGTGATGTGTCGGGAAGTACAACCAATTCTGATTCAGAAAATTCAGATTTAGAAAATAACAATTCAGACAATCCAGAACCGGCAATTTCTCAACCATCTGACAATTCTTCAACAGAGGATGAAAACACAAAAAGCAGAGAAGAGTGTCAAAGGGAGAGGGAGAATTTGTTGAGTGAAAGGGCAAATCGTATAAGAGACCACAATACGCGGGTACGATATTACTCAAATATGGAAAGGCAATTTAGAAGTTTGGCCAATTACTATTTTAGAATGGCCTCTCGTTCTTCAGGGTGGGGTGGTTTTTTTGGCGGATGGCATCATCACCATCATAATAACTATTATAGTTCAAAAGGTAGAAATTTTCTTAACTTAGCAAATAGAATGAGGGAAAGACTCAATCAGGAGAATGAAAATTTTAACGAGTTTTTAGACAACTGGAATTTAAAAATGGAGCAATGGCAACAGGAATGCGGCGGAGGCCACTAA
- a CDS encoding electron transfer flavoprotein subunit alpha/FixB family protein gives MILVFADQRDGNLKKASKEAISEGKRLGSALSLPLGVVVLGKGAGSVVDEIKKYGADKVFVSETPDAYSPDLYAEGVAKVAKENGAKIVVFPGTSMCVDFAPRVSAKLEAGLVTDITATEVKDGKLIVRKPVYSGKAIATVEFKSDIAMVTLRPNVFELAESEGAGEVVEFSVEGEAKAKAVKVEMKEAGKVELTEATIIVSGGRGVKGPEYFQNELQQLADLLGAAVGASRAAVDAGWIDHSHQVGQTGKVVSPKVYMAFGISGAIQHLAGMGTSQYIIAVNKDPDAPIFNVASLGVVADLFKVVPALIEEIKKAKA, from the coding sequence ATGATATTAGTATTTGCTGACCAGAGAGATGGAAATTTAAAAAAGGCTTCTAAAGAAGCTATTTCAGAAGGAAAAAGGTTAGGCTCTGCACTTTCACTTCCCCTTGGTGTTGTTGTTTTAGGAAAAGGGGCTGGAAGTGTAGTTGACGAAATAAAAAAATACGGTGCAGACAAGGTTTTTGTATCTGAAACACCTGACGCATACTCACCTGATTTATATGCAGAGGGAGTCGCCAAGGTTGCAAAGGAAAATGGAGCAAAAATTGTTGTTTTTCCTGGTACTTCAATGTGTGTTGATTTTGCTCCAAGGGTATCTGCAAAACTTGAAGCAGGCCTTGTTACAGACATTACTGCAACCGAAGTTAAAGACGGTAAACTTATTGTAAGAAAGCCTGTTTATTCAGGTAAGGCAATTGCAACTGTTGAATTTAAATCAGATATAGCAATGGTTACTTTAAGGCCAAATGTATTTGAACTTGCTGAAAGCGAAGGAGCAGGCGAAGTTGTTGAATTTTCAGTTGAAGGCGAAGCAAAGGCAAAAGCAGTAAAGGTTGAAATGAAAGAGGCTGGCAAGGTTGAATTAACTGAAGCCACAATCATTGTTTCCGGTGGTAGGGGAGTTAAAGGCCCAGAATACTTTCAAAACGAACTCCAGCAGCTTGCAGACTTGCTTGGCGCAGCAGTTGGTGCTTCAAGGGCTGCAGTTGACGCAGGCTGGATTGACCACTCTCACCAGGTTGGGCAGACAGGTAAGGTTGTATCACCTAAGGTTTATATGGCATTTGGTATTTCTGGTGCTATTCAGCACCTTGCTGGTATGGGTACATCTCAGTACATAATTGCTGTAAACAAAGACCCAGATGCTCCTATATTCAATGTTGCTTCATTAGGTGTTGTTGCTGACCTGTTTAAGGTTGTTCCTGCTTTGATTGAAGAAATTAAAAAGGCAAAAGCTTAA
- a CDS encoding electron transfer flavoprotein subunit beta/FixA family protein, which produces MNIMVFIKQVPDTETKIKIADDGKSIVEDGINWIVSPYDEFAIEEAVKTKENLGGEVTVVSMGPSRAESALRTALAMGCDKAILLEDAAFEGADAYSTAKALAKVIEKHNPDLIFFGKQGVGNDNTQVGQLVAEMVGIGHIGTCIKLEIDGDTIRGEREIEGGRETIETKLPAIVTAQRGLNEPRYPNLRGIMKAKKKPLEKLTPADLGLNADEVGLAGAKTVYVSLELPPARQAGKKIEVEPEVAAKEIVEFLKNEAKVL; this is translated from the coding sequence ATGAACATAATGGTGTTTATCAAACAGGTACCGGATACCGAGACCAAGATTAAAATTGCGGATGACGGTAAATCTATTGTTGAAGACGGAATTAACTGGATTGTTTCCCCTTACGACGAATTTGCTATTGAAGAAGCAGTAAAAACAAAGGAAAACCTTGGTGGTGAAGTTACAGTTGTATCAATGGGGCCAAGCAGGGCAGAATCTGCATTGAGAACCGCTCTTGCTATGGGTTGCGATAAGGCAATACTTTTAGAAGATGCTGCTTTTGAAGGTGCAGACGCATATTCAACAGCAAAGGCACTTGCAAAGGTTATTGAAAAGCACAATCCTGATTTAATCTTTTTCGGAAAACAGGGTGTTGGAAACGACAATACTCAGGTTGGACAGCTTGTTGCAGAAATGGTTGGAATTGGCCACATTGGAACCTGCATTAAACTTGAAATAGACGGAGACACAATTAGAGGTGAAAGAGAAATAGAAGGCGGAAGAGAAACAATTGAAACAAAACTTCCGGCAATTGTTACAGCACAGAGGGGATTAAACGAGCCGAGATACCCCAATTTAAGAGGAATTATGAAGGCAAAGAAGAAACCTCTTGAAAAGCTTACACCTGCCGATTTAGGCTTAAACGCAGACGAGGTTGGTCTTGCTGGTGCTAAAACAGTTTATGTTTCATTAGAATTGCCACCTGCAAGGCAGGCAGGTAAGAAGATTGAGGTTGAGCCTGAAGTTGCGGCAAAAGAGATTGTTGAATTCCTTAAAAACGAAGCAAAGGTATTATAA
- the folP gene encoding dihydropteroate synthase — translation MLEEKARAIYPLNLSSPDRIKRFFNRIGVDPAGTVVMTPKFQFKTFVIKNLDNRAAAIIKQDILSIGGEAAISGKCLWFEMGKNDVFIAGTLKHLKLLAEKMKKQPYKLKEIGEELERQLKLDKDYSNILNRLNSKSYPLIMGILNVTPDSFYDGGRFNRVDAALKRVEEMIEQGVDIVDIGGESTRPGSKRVDAKEELNRVLPILKEIKKRFNIPVSIDTYKSEVAEECLKEGADIINDISFGTMDERMFKTVASFDALYIGMHIKGTPENMQKNPYYEDCVFEIREFLKDRSNKAISEGIKRENIIIDPGIGFGKNDEHNLEILRNIEAFSSIGFPVLIGASRKSMFGRLLNLEVEERLSPSIAVAVYTVLQGVFALRVHDVFETKKAIEIIRLLSE, via the coding sequence TTGTTAGAGGAGAAAGCAAGGGCGATTTATCCCCTGAACCTCAGCAGTCCTGACAGGATAAAGCGCTTTTTTAACAGAATAGGGGTTGACCCGGCAGGCACTGTGGTAATGACCCCTAAATTTCAATTTAAAACCTTTGTAATAAAAAACCTTGACAATAGGGCTGCGGCTATAATCAAGCAGGATATTCTATCAATAGGTGGAGAGGCTGCAATAAGCGGGAAGTGCCTCTGGTTTGAAATGGGGAAAAACGATGTTTTTATTGCTGGCACTTTAAAGCATTTGAAACTCCTTGCTGAAAAAATGAAAAAGCAGCCGTACAAATTGAAAGAAATTGGGGAAGAGTTAGAGAGGCAGTTAAAATTAGATAAAGATTACTCTAATATTTTAAACAGGTTAAATTCTAAATCCTATCCTCTAATTATGGGAATATTAAATGTAACCCCTGATTCTTTTTACGATGGTGGCAGGTTTAACAGGGTAGATGCTGCGTTAAAAAGGGTTGAAGAAATGATTGAACAGGGTGTGGACATAGTTGACATAGGCGGGGAATCAACAAGGCCTGGTTCAAAAAGGGTTGATGCAAAAGAAGAATTAAATAGAGTACTGCCGATTTTAAAAGAGATTAAAAAAAGGTTTAATATTCCAGTTTCAATTGACACCTACAAAAGCGAGGTTGCTGAAGAGTGTTTAAAGGAAGGGGCTGACATAATTAACGACATCTCATTTGGCACAATGGATGAGAGAATGTTTAAAACTGTTGCTTCCTTTGATGCTCTATACATTGGGATGCACATAAAAGGCACACCAGAAAATATGCAAAAAAATCCATATTATGAAGACTGTGTCTTTGAAATAAGAGAATTTTTGAAAGATAGAAGCAATAAAGCAATAAGTGAAGGAATAAAGAGAGAAAACATTATAATTGACCCTGGAATTGGCTTCGGGAAGAATGACGAGCACAATCTTGAAATTTTAAGGAATATAGAAGCATTTTCTTCCATTGGCTTCCCTGTTTTAATAGGTGCTTCAAGAAAGAGTATGTTTGGCAGGCTGCTAAACTTAGAGGTTGAAGAAAGATTATCCCCATCCATTGCTGTGGCTGTTTACACAGTTTTACAGGGAGTATTTGCTTTAAGGGTACACGATGTTTTTGAAACAAAAAAGGCGATAGAAATCATCAGGCTTTTATCTGAATGA